The window GATGTGGGTTGCATTAGCTGACGTTGAATCATAACAGATCACACTAgtgcaaaaatgaaatgtctttatttcagaCGTTTGAAATTCTGATGAACCCACTGCACACCCTCAAGTTCACGCAGTAAAGCCATCGCTACGCAAAGGAGCACAGAGGAGCTGCACTGAGGCTGAAGGAGGACCAGCTTCACAAACCACCAGTTTTTCTTTGGTACAGCGGAGTGAACCACGAGACCGCGGGAAATACTGTAGACACAGAGTGAAACAGTGAATGCGAACAACTGCACTGCtcaagttgtaaaaaaaaacaacaaaaaaacaactggtTCAGCATGTATCCTGTGGATTATGTGGCAGGACAATCATACATGTGTCACCAGCGGGCCCGGGAATGGAATAAAATATGGCAGATGCAGTTTCAAACTCAAGACACCCAAATCAACTACATGACAGCACAAAAAGAAACTGGTTCAGTGCGTAACAGTGATttttagtgggttttttttttaaaggtcaaaTAAATGCAGCATTGCAGTATCAATGGTGAGGATATGATCATTGCACAAAGTGAAGCTTGCTCTGAGAGCCAACAACTATTGCAATTCTCTTAGTTGTTGGAATGGTACACAGCTGTCAATTTGACCTGAGAAAAGAGTtctcaaagaaaactttttgtTTGGCACTTTTTGGTTCTCAATCGTCACTCAAAAAACTGGGGATCAGCCGGTCACTGGCCGGGCTTCTGATTGGTTACACTCAGAGCCAGCAGggccagcagccaatcagcacaaTGTCTGCAGAGCTACAGATATGTGCATAGAGCCATAGATACATGTGCATAGAGAAGACAAGCCATGAAGCTTAGTCAGTGAATTAAACTCTGCAGAGAAGAGGTTTGTCTCCTGACTCCTGATTAATCATGTAAAGGCTGAATTCTGCTTTCCACGTGGACGTGTCGCcgtaaaacacagtaaatcacaacatGCATTATGAATAAAGTCCCACTAGCTTAATGCTACCTTCTATGAGAAaacccattgacatgctaacagttagcacaatAGTCGTGGAACTTGTtgaaacaaattaaactgagaaaCATTCAAAACGCTAATTATTTAAATACTAACAGGCATATATTTCACTCACTCAGAAAATGATGAACAACGCTGAAAAGccctgaaactctgaaaactctgcTGTTACCCTACAAAGCACAAATCCAGACACAGCATTATCCACTGTTATTGATGTACGTCTTTTGttgggaaaatataatttacactGTAATAAATGGAAGAACAAAAATCCCTCCGTCAACTGTTTTAAAATCGgtttgatctttattttttgtctctTAAAAGGATGTCTGGTACTGTCTCCCAAAAAATTAGCAGAGAtatgtctctttttcttttgatctGATTTCAGCACGTAAGGCCCAGATGAGTGCACATTTAGACCGATGCTCACTTGTGTTGGTTTGGTTGCACCTTTGTTGATTGTTTGCACctgcgcctttttttttttttttttttttttgcttgtgttctCTTTTCTTGAGTGTCTGAGTGCTTGCCTCCCGTTTGTATATGtccttccagaaaaaaaaaaaaaaatggagtagCTACGGAGGCCTGAGAGGCTTTACACTATTCAAAATTTTGACAccaatatttttaattttactgcaaatgaatatcagCAGTAAATATCGGTTATCGGGCTCTTTGACTGCCGAGCGTCGGTATCATCCCTGAAAAACCTGTATCGGTCCATCTCTACtcaaaactaataaaaacgGGCATCTGAACAAGTTGTTTTGATATAAGGACAGAAGAGCTTTACAGGAGCCGTATCCTGATTTTCAAAGCCTTCCAAAGTCATCTCCAGTCAATAAAAAGCTATTTTAGCCCCTCTAGCGCTACAAAGACTTTATATTCTGAAATACTAGTAATTCTATCTGCCCTGTTTTCAACaggaagtccaaacagctggactTGTTGCCCCGGAACCTGCATAACAGCATGATCATGATAAGCAAAGACATACTGACCATAGGCCCCGCGCCGACTGTGGACAGACAGTCTACCAAGTCTATATTGTATGTATCTACGTGCCTGTGCGCTGCCATCCTGTGGAAGTTGTCGGTGAAGCAGCAGTTGATGAAAGTCTGGAGCTCAGAGGTTCTCCTCATTGATACATACATTAAAGACTTGATGTGTGACCCGCGCTACCGGCCAGCGGAGCCGAACGTCCGCACTTGGCGGCCATCTTGGCCCAGGCAGCTGGCTCATTCAGAACACTGCGCTCTTCCACTTTTAACAACTACAACTTGATCCGTCTTACCGATTTTCTACTGATTTTGAAATGGGTTGGTTTGTTCTAAACTTCAGAGATGCAGTTATAATACTGGATACTGAGGAATAATTAGCTCGGACTGAATATTCATATAGATTACTCAAATATGCACTAATGAAGAGAAACggtgatttaaaggtgctgtaggcaggattttgctagtcaatgctaatttttctgtgttttctttggattaaatgttagagtatccattgataatcctttaggagtgtagcataattgcagtactgcgagggcgcagcgtttccatctgtctctgttctgagctgaaaaggaatctcgacagctccaggtatctttgaccaatcagaagagcccctgaggctctaatcgtgattggtcgaggggcgtttgtcgcacgttcttgtgggaggggcttaacatgcgtaagggcgtgatgtcagagaaaacaggacaggattggctgtgctgggtttcaaatggccatcttagatgggtcaaatcgccatcttgcttaggtaaccctaagcaagatggcagagatgcggaatcctgcctacagcacctttaactgaaGTTTTATGAGGTAACCACACACTAACAATGTTAAAAGCTCATCGAAGTCCCTTTTTTCATGATCGGGCTCCTTCAAAGGATACAGAACCATTTCACCTGCACAGCAAGAAATCCACCAAACTGAAAGAAAGTTACAGTACATGAAAATATGCAAACACAAATCTGGAGTGCAGGGAGCAGCGGTCGGTGGAAATGGAACCACTGGAACACGTctttatttaaaagaagaagaaaaaacactaaCTTCCTGGTGGCATTCATGCCTGTGAGTCAGATGGAGGCTGGGGCTCCCCGGTCTGCCCTGGCTGCGGGACACAGGTGATGGTGCAGGGGCGGCATTTGTCAATGTGTTCCTGGTTGAAGTCAGTCACTTCCTCACGATAGTGTTGATACGCAAAGCAGAACAAGACGCTCTGAGGGAAGAGGATTGAATCGATCAATAGACTGAAACATTCACACAGCCACAAACATCATCAGATGAAATAACCACAAAACGAAGCAAAGGACACAGCCAGCAGGGAATACACACAACATATGaatgttcagcagcagcattctgttgtcaaACAGTGAAATTGCTTAGTCTTCTGCTAAAACTGAACCACACTCCACTTTGAGATAAAGAAGACATAGTCTGCCATAACAGCCTGGAGACTGGGCTCCATGTGGCGGGAGGGCAGATCTCACCCAGGATAGgatggagaagaaggagaagccgAGGACAGGATGGTGTTCATCGTCATTTCTCCTGTACCAGCGGGGATAGTGGAACTGGTTTTCCCACAGGTtcaacaggaagcagaagcagatgaaCCACAACACGGTCCAAAACCCTGTCAAAGGAAAACACACCGAAGAGAGGAAGTGATGACAGGACTTCTACTTCTACTTtattctggactgtgggagaaaactaaAATCTGACTGACCTGTGAAGATCAAATTCCCTGTCACGATATATTTCCTCACTTTGGCATTGCTGATTTTCAGGAAGAAAACATCCAGTAGGAGAACCACAACACAGCCCAAGAAGGTCAGGATTCCAACTCCCATTGTGAGGCTGCAGGTCTGGATAAACACACACTTGACATTCACCAGAGACGACGCACCGATCGTTAAGACCGCAACAGAAAATGCCtgcaacaaagagaaacacgGGGTTTTACTGCCagaggggggtgagggggtgcaGTAGTACTCAACATCTGTCAAGCAGATCTGGGTCCATTTCAATACTACAGACACCGCTTGAAAAGAAGTGCTTCTTCTGATTCACAGCAAATCATTTCAACCCACCCTGAGaataaaatgttgctgtttatGAACCCAACCAGGAAATAGGAGGGATGCTTTGGAACCGAGGCCTCGGTTTGTACAGATCACGTGATTGGTTCGCTCAAAGTGTTCAAACGCGTCAGACGGCGAGAGACACTGTAGCGAGGTGGAGCGAGGTGTACACTGTCTCTTTCTGGAACTCGTTCTGTAGCCttggccagcagcagcagcagcggagagCTTTGTTCCTGCAGGACTTCAGGATCTTCTctttcaggtcagctgatcTCTCCTCGAGCCGTTCTGAGGGAAGATGGTCACTACTGAAGGGTTGAACTCCCTGGAGTGGTAAGGTGTGGTCAACGTGATCAGGAAGGACTCCAGACATTCTCCATTAGcctccccagtagaaccatgtcAGCAAGGCTTTACATCTTCCAGCTCCTTTCTGAACATGCAATGTTAAATATGGTTGAATGAAGTGGATCGCCATCTGGCAGCCCTTCGCATGGCAAGAGCTGAGGATCCAGTGGAGCACCGGAGGTGCGTTGAACTGTATGAGTTGGCAGTGATGTGGTTGTGCCGCCCAGCAtcctcaggttttttttcaagGCAGCAGAAATCTAGTCT of the Salarias fasciatus chromosome 18, fSalaFa1.1, whole genome shotgun sequence genome contains:
- the LOC115404973 gene encoding synaptogyrin-2-like encodes the protein MQSGAHGFDPGSSIKHPQTVLRSLLWAFSVAVLTIGASSLVNVKCVFIQTCSLTMGVGILTFLGCVVVLLLDVFFLKISNAKVRKYIVTGNLIFTGFWTVLWFICFCFLLNLWENQFHYPRWYRRNDDEHHPVLGFSFFSILSWSVLFCFAYQHYREEVTDFNQEHIDKCRPCTITCVPQPGQTGEPQPPSDSQA